The following are from one region of the Oncorhynchus tshawytscha isolate Ot180627B linkage group LG24, Otsh_v2.0, whole genome shotgun sequence genome:
- the LOC112223777 gene encoding signal transducer and activator of transcription 5B isoform X2 has protein sequence MAVWIQAQQLQGDALHQMQSLYGQHFPIEVRHYLAQWIEGQLWDSVELENPQDELKAKRLLDSLVQELQRKAEHQVGEDGFLLKIKLGHYASQLKSTYDRCPLELVRCIKHILHSEQRLVQEANNAVGSGGGGGTMDSLSQRHQQINQTFEELRVSTQETENELRKLQHNQEYFIIQYQENLRIQAQLSSLSAVPAEERTQRETSLQAKRATVEAWLTREANTLQKYRLDLAEKHQKTLSQLRKQQTLILDEELIQWKRRQQLAGNGGPTEGGLDVLQSWCEKLADLIWQNRQQIRRAEHLTQQLPLPGPMEELLTKLNSDITDIISALVTSTFIIEKQPPQVLKTQTKFAATVRLLVGGKLNVHMNPPQVKAVIVSEQQAKALLKNESTRNDSSGEILNNNCVMEYHRTTGTLSAHFRNMSLKRIKRSDRRGAESVTEEKFTVMFESQFSVGGNELVFHVKTLSLPVVVIVHGSQDNNATATVLWDNAFAEPGRVPFVVPDKVLWPQLCEALDMKYKAEMHSARGLCDDNLVFLAQKAFSSASINQEDYRNMTMSWAQFNRESLPGRNFTFWQWFDGVMELMKKHLKPHWNDGAILGFVNKQQAQDMLMSKPNGTFLLRFSDSEIGGITIAWVAENPNKAGERLVWNLMPYTTKDFSIRSLADRISDLNHLMFLYPDRPKDEVFSKYYTPPLSKAVDGYVKPQIKQVVPEFTTPNPEPSSGNPTYMDQAPSPSVAHPINFAIFPPISDPMMDADGEFDLEDTMDVARHVEELLRRPMANQWDGQQS, from the exons ATGGCGGTGTGGATCCAGGCCCAGCAGTTGCAGGGGGATGCGCTGCACCAGATGCAGTCTCTCTACGGACAGCACTTCCCCATAGAGGTGCGTCACTACCTGGCCCAGTGGATCGAGGGGCAGCTCTG GGATTCTGTGGAGCTGGAGAACCCCCAGGATGAGCTGAAGGCCAAGCGTCTGCTGGACAGCCTGGTGCAGGAGCTGCAGAGGAAGGCCGAGCACCAAGTGGGGGAGGACGGCTTCTTGCTCAAGATCAAACTGGGACACTACGCCAGCCAGCTCAAG AGCACGTATGACCGCTGTCCTCTTGAGCTGGTGCGCTGCATCAAGCACATCCTTCACTCGGAGCAGAGGCTGGTGCAGGAGGCCAACAAC GCCGTCGGGAGTGGCGGCGGGGGTGGGACCATGGACAGCCTGTCCCAGAGGCACCAGCAGATCAACCAGACGTTTGAGGAGCTGCGCGTGTCCACGCAGGAGACTGAGAACGAGCTGCGCAAGCTGCAGCACAACCAGGAGTATTTCATCATCCAGTACCAGGAGAACCTGCGCATCCAGG ccCAGTTGAGCAGTCTGTCAGCTGTGCCGGCAGAAGAGCgaacccagagagagaccagcctgcaGGCCAAGAGAGCCACCGTGGAGGCTTGGCTCACCAGGGAGGCCAACACACTGCAGAAATACAGACTG gacCTGGCGGAGAAGCACCAGAAGACTCTGAGCCAGCTGAGGAAGCAGCAGACGCTGATCCTGGATGAGGAGCTGATCCAGTGGAAGAGACGTCAGCAGCTGGCCGGCAACGGGGGACCCACCGAGGGGGGACTGGATGTCTTGCAGTCCTG gtgtgaaaagctagCGGACCTGATCTGGCAGAACCGGCAGCAGATCCGGCGGGCCGAACACCTGACCCAGCAGCTACCTCTGCCTGGCCCAATGGAGGAGCTGCTCACCAAGCTCAACTCTGACATCACCGACATCATCTCCGCTCTCGTCACCAG TACGTTTATCATCGAGAAGCAGCCCCCCCAGGTGCTGAAGACCCAGACTAAGTTTGCGGCGACTGTGCGCCTACTGGTGGGCGGGAAGCTCAACGTGCACATGAACCCCCCGCAGGTCAAGGCAGTCATCGTCAGCGAGCAGcaggccaaggcccttctcaagAATGAGAGCACCCGCAA TGACAGCAGTGGAGAAATTCTCAACAACAACTGTGTGATGGAATACCACCGGACCACAGGAACCCTGAGTGCTCACTTCAGGAACATG TCCCTGAAGCGGATCAAGCGGTCGGACCGTCGCGGGGCAGAGTCGGTCACAGAGGAGAAGTTCACTGTCATGTTTGAGTCTCAGTTCAGCGTGGGGGGCAACGAGCTGGTCTTCCACGTCAAG ACATTATCTCTCCCCGTCGTGGTGATAGTTCACGGTAGTCAAGACAACAACGCCACGGCAACGGTCCTGTGGGACAACGCTTTTGCAGAGCCG gGCAGGGTGCCATTCGTCGTTCCTGACAAGGTGCTGTGGCCCCAGCTTTGTGAAGCCCTAGACATGAAATACAAGGCAGAGATGCACAGTGCCCGTGGCCTCTGCGACGACAACCTGGTCTTCCTGGCCCAGAAGGCATTCAGTAGCGCCAGCATAAACCAAGAAGACTACCGCAACATGACCATGTCCTGGGCCCAGTTCAACCGG GAGAGCTTGCCAGGGAGGAACTTCACTTTCTGGCAGTGGTTTGACGGAGTCATGGAGCTCATGAAGAAACACCTGAAGCCCCACTGGAATGACGG GGCGATATTGGGCTTTGTGAATAAACAGCAGGCCCAGGACATGCTGATGTCCAAGCCCAACGGGACCTTCCTGCTCCGCTTCAGTGACTCTGAGATCGGGGGCATCACCATCGCCTGGGTGGCAGAGAACCCTAACAAAGCgg GGGAGAGGCTGGTGTGGAACCTCATGCCGTACACCACCAAAGACTTTTCCATCCGCTCACTAGCCGACCGCATCAGTGACCTCAACCACCTTATGTTCCTCTATCCCGACCGGCCCAAGGACGAGGTGTTCTCCAAGTACTACACCCCTCCCCTCT CAAAAGCAGTGGATGGCTACGTCAAACCACAGATCAAGCAGGTTGTGCCAGA ATTCACTACTCCCAACCCTGAGCCGTCCAGTGGGAACCCCACCTACATGGACCAGGCACCCTCCCCGTCAGTGGCTCACCCCATCAACTTTGCAATTTTCCCTCCCAT
- the LOC112223777 gene encoding signal transducer and activator of transcription 5B isoform X1 translates to MAVWIQAQQLQGDALHQMQSLYGQHFPIEVRHYLAQWIEGQLWDSVELENPQDELKAKRLLDSLVQELQRKAEHQVGEDGFLLKIKLGHYASQLKSTYDRCPLELVRCIKHILHSEQRLVQEANNAVGSGGGGGTMDSLSQRHQQINQTFEELRVSTQETENELRKLQHNQEYFIIQYQENLRIQAQLSSLSAVPAEERTQRETSLQAKRATVEAWLTREANTLQKYRLDLAEKHQKTLSQLRKQQTLILDEELIQWKRRQQLAGNGGPTEGGLDVLQSWCEKLADLIWQNRQQIRRAEHLTQQLPLPGPMEELLTKLNSDITDIISALVTSTFIIEKQPPQVLKTQTKFAATVRLLVGGKLNVHMNPPQVKAVIVSEQQAKALLKNESTRNDSSGEILNNNCVMEYHRTTGTLSAHFRNMSLKRIKRSDRRGAESVTEEKFTVMFESQFSVGGNELVFHVKTLSLPVVVIVHGSQDNNATATVLWDNAFAEPGRVPFVVPDKVLWPQLCEALDMKYKAEMHSARGLCDDNLVFLAQKAFSSASINQEDYRNMTMSWAQFNRESLPGRNFTFWQWFDGVMELMKKHLKPHWNDGAILGFVNKQQAQDMLMSKPNGTFLLRFSDSEIGGITIAWVAENPNKAGERLVWNLMPYTTKDFSIRSLADRISDLNHLMFLYPDRPKDEVFSKYYTPPLSKAVDGYVKPQIKQVVPEFTTPNPEPSSGNPTYMDQAPSPSVAHPINFAIFPPIRSDPMMDADGEFDLEDTMDVARHVEELLRRPMANQWDGQQS, encoded by the exons ATGGCGGTGTGGATCCAGGCCCAGCAGTTGCAGGGGGATGCGCTGCACCAGATGCAGTCTCTCTACGGACAGCACTTCCCCATAGAGGTGCGTCACTACCTGGCCCAGTGGATCGAGGGGCAGCTCTG GGATTCTGTGGAGCTGGAGAACCCCCAGGATGAGCTGAAGGCCAAGCGTCTGCTGGACAGCCTGGTGCAGGAGCTGCAGAGGAAGGCCGAGCACCAAGTGGGGGAGGACGGCTTCTTGCTCAAGATCAAACTGGGACACTACGCCAGCCAGCTCAAG AGCACGTATGACCGCTGTCCTCTTGAGCTGGTGCGCTGCATCAAGCACATCCTTCACTCGGAGCAGAGGCTGGTGCAGGAGGCCAACAAC GCCGTCGGGAGTGGCGGCGGGGGTGGGACCATGGACAGCCTGTCCCAGAGGCACCAGCAGATCAACCAGACGTTTGAGGAGCTGCGCGTGTCCACGCAGGAGACTGAGAACGAGCTGCGCAAGCTGCAGCACAACCAGGAGTATTTCATCATCCAGTACCAGGAGAACCTGCGCATCCAGG ccCAGTTGAGCAGTCTGTCAGCTGTGCCGGCAGAAGAGCgaacccagagagagaccagcctgcaGGCCAAGAGAGCCACCGTGGAGGCTTGGCTCACCAGGGAGGCCAACACACTGCAGAAATACAGACTG gacCTGGCGGAGAAGCACCAGAAGACTCTGAGCCAGCTGAGGAAGCAGCAGACGCTGATCCTGGATGAGGAGCTGATCCAGTGGAAGAGACGTCAGCAGCTGGCCGGCAACGGGGGACCCACCGAGGGGGGACTGGATGTCTTGCAGTCCTG gtgtgaaaagctagCGGACCTGATCTGGCAGAACCGGCAGCAGATCCGGCGGGCCGAACACCTGACCCAGCAGCTACCTCTGCCTGGCCCAATGGAGGAGCTGCTCACCAAGCTCAACTCTGACATCACCGACATCATCTCCGCTCTCGTCACCAG TACGTTTATCATCGAGAAGCAGCCCCCCCAGGTGCTGAAGACCCAGACTAAGTTTGCGGCGACTGTGCGCCTACTGGTGGGCGGGAAGCTCAACGTGCACATGAACCCCCCGCAGGTCAAGGCAGTCATCGTCAGCGAGCAGcaggccaaggcccttctcaagAATGAGAGCACCCGCAA TGACAGCAGTGGAGAAATTCTCAACAACAACTGTGTGATGGAATACCACCGGACCACAGGAACCCTGAGTGCTCACTTCAGGAACATG TCCCTGAAGCGGATCAAGCGGTCGGACCGTCGCGGGGCAGAGTCGGTCACAGAGGAGAAGTTCACTGTCATGTTTGAGTCTCAGTTCAGCGTGGGGGGCAACGAGCTGGTCTTCCACGTCAAG ACATTATCTCTCCCCGTCGTGGTGATAGTTCACGGTAGTCAAGACAACAACGCCACGGCAACGGTCCTGTGGGACAACGCTTTTGCAGAGCCG gGCAGGGTGCCATTCGTCGTTCCTGACAAGGTGCTGTGGCCCCAGCTTTGTGAAGCCCTAGACATGAAATACAAGGCAGAGATGCACAGTGCCCGTGGCCTCTGCGACGACAACCTGGTCTTCCTGGCCCAGAAGGCATTCAGTAGCGCCAGCATAAACCAAGAAGACTACCGCAACATGACCATGTCCTGGGCCCAGTTCAACCGG GAGAGCTTGCCAGGGAGGAACTTCACTTTCTGGCAGTGGTTTGACGGAGTCATGGAGCTCATGAAGAAACACCTGAAGCCCCACTGGAATGACGG GGCGATATTGGGCTTTGTGAATAAACAGCAGGCCCAGGACATGCTGATGTCCAAGCCCAACGGGACCTTCCTGCTCCGCTTCAGTGACTCTGAGATCGGGGGCATCACCATCGCCTGGGTGGCAGAGAACCCTAACAAAGCgg GGGAGAGGCTGGTGTGGAACCTCATGCCGTACACCACCAAAGACTTTTCCATCCGCTCACTAGCCGACCGCATCAGTGACCTCAACCACCTTATGTTCCTCTATCCCGACCGGCCCAAGGACGAGGTGTTCTCCAAGTACTACACCCCTCCCCTCT CAAAAGCAGTGGATGGCTACGTCAAACCACAGATCAAGCAGGTTGTGCCAGA ATTCACTACTCCCAACCCTGAGCCGTCCAGTGGGAACCCCACCTACATGGACCAGGCACCCTCCCCGTCAGTGGCTCACCCCATCAACTTTGCAATTTTCCCTCCCAT
- the LOC112223777 gene encoding signal transducer and activator of transcription 5B isoform X3, which yields MAVWIQAQQLQGDALHQMQSLYGQHFPIEVRHYLAQWIEGQLWDSVELENPQDELKAKRLLDSLVQELQRKAEHQVGEDGFLLKIKLGHYASQLKSTYDRCPLELVRCIKHILHSEQRLVQEANNAVGSGGGGGTMDSLSQRHQQINQTFEELRVSTQETENELRKLQHNQEYFIIQYQENLRIQAQLSSLSAVPAEERTQRETSLQAKRATVEAWLTREANTLQKYRLDLAEKHQKTLSQLRKQQTLILDEELIQWKRRQQLAGNGGPTEGGLDVLQSWCEKLADLIWQNRQQIRRAEHLTQQLPLPGPMEELLTKLNSDITDIISALVTSTFIIEKQPPQVLKTQTKFAATVRLLVGGKLNVHMNPPQVKAVIVSEQQAKALLKNESTRNDSSGEILNNNCVMEYHRTTGTLSAHFRNMTLSLPVVVIVHGSQDNNATATVLWDNAFAEPGRVPFVVPDKVLWPQLCEALDMKYKAEMHSARGLCDDNLVFLAQKAFSSASINQEDYRNMTMSWAQFNRESLPGRNFTFWQWFDGVMELMKKHLKPHWNDGAILGFVNKQQAQDMLMSKPNGTFLLRFSDSEIGGITIAWVAENPNKAGERLVWNLMPYTTKDFSIRSLADRISDLNHLMFLYPDRPKDEVFSKYYTPPLSKAVDGYVKPQIKQVVPEFTTPNPEPSSGNPTYMDQAPSPSVAHPINFAIFPPIRSDPMMDADGEFDLEDTMDVARHVEELLRRPMANQWDGQQS from the exons ATGGCGGTGTGGATCCAGGCCCAGCAGTTGCAGGGGGATGCGCTGCACCAGATGCAGTCTCTCTACGGACAGCACTTCCCCATAGAGGTGCGTCACTACCTGGCCCAGTGGATCGAGGGGCAGCTCTG GGATTCTGTGGAGCTGGAGAACCCCCAGGATGAGCTGAAGGCCAAGCGTCTGCTGGACAGCCTGGTGCAGGAGCTGCAGAGGAAGGCCGAGCACCAAGTGGGGGAGGACGGCTTCTTGCTCAAGATCAAACTGGGACACTACGCCAGCCAGCTCAAG AGCACGTATGACCGCTGTCCTCTTGAGCTGGTGCGCTGCATCAAGCACATCCTTCACTCGGAGCAGAGGCTGGTGCAGGAGGCCAACAAC GCCGTCGGGAGTGGCGGCGGGGGTGGGACCATGGACAGCCTGTCCCAGAGGCACCAGCAGATCAACCAGACGTTTGAGGAGCTGCGCGTGTCCACGCAGGAGACTGAGAACGAGCTGCGCAAGCTGCAGCACAACCAGGAGTATTTCATCATCCAGTACCAGGAGAACCTGCGCATCCAGG ccCAGTTGAGCAGTCTGTCAGCTGTGCCGGCAGAAGAGCgaacccagagagagaccagcctgcaGGCCAAGAGAGCCACCGTGGAGGCTTGGCTCACCAGGGAGGCCAACACACTGCAGAAATACAGACTG gacCTGGCGGAGAAGCACCAGAAGACTCTGAGCCAGCTGAGGAAGCAGCAGACGCTGATCCTGGATGAGGAGCTGATCCAGTGGAAGAGACGTCAGCAGCTGGCCGGCAACGGGGGACCCACCGAGGGGGGACTGGATGTCTTGCAGTCCTG gtgtgaaaagctagCGGACCTGATCTGGCAGAACCGGCAGCAGATCCGGCGGGCCGAACACCTGACCCAGCAGCTACCTCTGCCTGGCCCAATGGAGGAGCTGCTCACCAAGCTCAACTCTGACATCACCGACATCATCTCCGCTCTCGTCACCAG TACGTTTATCATCGAGAAGCAGCCCCCCCAGGTGCTGAAGACCCAGACTAAGTTTGCGGCGACTGTGCGCCTACTGGTGGGCGGGAAGCTCAACGTGCACATGAACCCCCCGCAGGTCAAGGCAGTCATCGTCAGCGAGCAGcaggccaaggcccttctcaagAATGAGAGCACCCGCAA TGACAGCAGTGGAGAAATTCTCAACAACAACTGTGTGATGGAATACCACCGGACCACAGGAACCCTGAGTGCTCACTTCAGGAACATG ACATTATCTCTCCCCGTCGTGGTGATAGTTCACGGTAGTCAAGACAACAACGCCACGGCAACGGTCCTGTGGGACAACGCTTTTGCAGAGCCG gGCAGGGTGCCATTCGTCGTTCCTGACAAGGTGCTGTGGCCCCAGCTTTGTGAAGCCCTAGACATGAAATACAAGGCAGAGATGCACAGTGCCCGTGGCCTCTGCGACGACAACCTGGTCTTCCTGGCCCAGAAGGCATTCAGTAGCGCCAGCATAAACCAAGAAGACTACCGCAACATGACCATGTCCTGGGCCCAGTTCAACCGG GAGAGCTTGCCAGGGAGGAACTTCACTTTCTGGCAGTGGTTTGACGGAGTCATGGAGCTCATGAAGAAACACCTGAAGCCCCACTGGAATGACGG GGCGATATTGGGCTTTGTGAATAAACAGCAGGCCCAGGACATGCTGATGTCCAAGCCCAACGGGACCTTCCTGCTCCGCTTCAGTGACTCTGAGATCGGGGGCATCACCATCGCCTGGGTGGCAGAGAACCCTAACAAAGCgg GGGAGAGGCTGGTGTGGAACCTCATGCCGTACACCACCAAAGACTTTTCCATCCGCTCACTAGCCGACCGCATCAGTGACCTCAACCACCTTATGTTCCTCTATCCCGACCGGCCCAAGGACGAGGTGTTCTCCAAGTACTACACCCCTCCCCTCT CAAAAGCAGTGGATGGCTACGTCAAACCACAGATCAAGCAGGTTGTGCCAGA ATTCACTACTCCCAACCCTGAGCCGTCCAGTGGGAACCCCACCTACATGGACCAGGCACCCTCCCCGTCAGTGGCTCACCCCATCAACTTTGCAATTTTCCCTCCCAT